From the genome of Penicillium oxalicum strain HP7-1 chromosome VII, whole genome shotgun sequence:
cttctttttcttcctcttctaACCCACCACCGTGTCCCCGTCCTTACCTAGACCGCTTCTGGGCACACGTCATGTACAAAGAAGAGTCCTCTTTACTCAACTCTCGCTGAACCAGAGTCTGGTTTCCATTTGGTCCTCTTCTGCCTCTGCGTTCCATCTTGCGGGTCCGCCCTGTCATCATCGCAATCCACTCTTTCCCGTCGTCCTTTGATCCATCCACCACGTCTCCAACCACCCCTCCTCTCCAACCCGCAACTCCACCCGGATCGCGACGGCTGTGCCTGAATCCATCCACGAGCTTCAGTGGGCTCTTTGTCTGGGCACTCTCCCTCCTGGTGATTCAGATCCATCACGCTCGCAATCATGGCGGCcatggaggagctggagattCATAGCAAGGTCAGGACATCCTATGGTTATCCCATCCCACCCTCCGCGCCCGCACTCCTGCCCGCGCGAGAGTGTTCCGAGCGTGAGACACAagaaacgagagagagaaagaagctAACCCTGGAGCTCGCTCATCTCTCATAGTCCTACTTTGTGCGATGGATCAATGTCGGCGCCAACCAGACCATCTCGTGGAGCATTCAACCTCACAAGAAATCCGTCAACTTTGGCCTCTTCAAACACCCCGGTCAATCCAGCTTGGCTTCACAATTACCCGCCTCCGATTCTCAGAGCACCGCCTCCACGGACAACCTCCCCGCGGCCGGCGCCCGCAATCAACCCTCCGCCGTGATCGAGAAACTGACAGCCATTGGTCTCAAACAGATCAAGTGGGTGGGAAAATGTGAGGCCGACCGCATCTCCCAGGGCACGTACGATGTGCCCGCTCACGAGGCGGGGAATTACGCCCTCGTCTTCGACAATACTTTCTCCAAACAGATCTCCAAGACCGTCACCCTGGTCCTACTGACGTATCCGACGGGCATGCATCCGCAGGGGTCTGCGCCACCCTCCATCGCGCGCTCCCACGCAGGCGGCTCGTCGGATTCTCTGCCCCAGCCTCGGACGCGGGGCCGCAGCAAATCCACCCTGAGCGCGCAGGTGTCGGACTCATCGATGCACTCGGGGATCTTGCAAAAGCGTCGGCGCAAGAAGCACCAGGGGTGGGCGCGTCGCTTCTTCTCGCTGGACTTTACCTCGTCGACCTTGTCCTATTACCATGACCCCAACTCCTCGGCTCTGCGCGGTGCCATTCCGCTCTCGCTCGCGGCCGTGGCTACGAACGAGAAGTCCCGGGAGATCTCAATTGATTCGGGCACGGAAATCTGGCACCTGCGTGCAAGCACCGACCCGGACTTTGAGGCTTGGAAGAGCGCGCTGGAGAAGGCGTCGTCAAAGGATACACCGCGGCCGAGTGAACTCTCCGTGGCCGGGACAAGAGCGGGAGCGGGCGTGCTCCCACAGCTTCGTCTGTCGACTCCAGGGTACCCCTCGCCCGCGGAGGAGGCTGAGTGGAGCCAGGTGGAAAAGTTGGTGAGCAAGGTCTCGGGCTCGCGAGATGCAGTGCGTCGTCTCGCCAGAGACACCGATCCCAAGTACATGGCAGCTCCGTCGCCAGCTCCGATTGAATCTCGAAATCGAGGCCGATCACCCAGTCCCCAGCCAGGGGCTGGAGCTGGAACACAGGACTCGTCGGGCCCGGATCCCAAACGGCCATTCTGGAAGCGCAAGACAAGCGGGAACTCACAGGTTGGTGCCAAAAAGCCAGCTGGTTCCGAACAGACCAATTCCGGTTCCAATACCTCTCAGTTGGTGGTGCCCAAGCCCGAGGCAAATGGCCGACCTGCCAGCATCACCAGCCATGCAGACGGAATGGATGAGATTCATGATCATCTCATGGCTGTCCTGCGCGATCTCGACCAAGCTGTGTCCGAGTTCTCCACCCTGATAGCAGAAAGCAAGCAGCGTCGATGTCCACCGCGGCCCACCTTTGCCTCGCGAAAGAGCATGGAATCGGATATCTCG
Proteins encoded in this window:
- a CDS encoding Oxysterol-binding protein, with the translated sequence MAAMEELEIHSKSYFVRWINVGANQTISWSIQPHKKSVNFGLFKHPGQSSLASQLPASDSQSTASTDNLPAAGARNQPSAVIEKLTAIGLKQIKWVGKCEADRISQGTYDVPAHEAGNYALVFDNTFSKQISKTVTLVLLTYPTGMHPQGSAPPSIARSHAGGSSDSLPQPRTRGRSKSTLSAQVSDSSMHSGILQKRRRKKHQGWARRFFSLDFTSSTLSYYHDPNSSALRGAIPLSLAAVATNEKSREISIDSGTEIWHLRASTDPDFEAWKSALEKASSKDTPRPSELSVAGTRAGAGVLPQLRLSTPGYPSPAEEAEWSQVEKLVSKVSGSRDAVRRLARDTDPKYMAAPSPAPIESRNRGRSPSPQPGAGAGTQDSSGPDPKRPFWKRKTSGNSQVGAKKPAGSEQTNSGSNTSQLVVPKPEANGRPASITSHADGMDEIHDHLMAVLRDLDQAVSEFSTLIAESKQRRCPPRPTFASRKSMESDISQEFFDAPDGGARSPLLRIRDSDDEDMAGGRAEDAAENVEDDAPSDSEDEADTATLHDTSTASPLFPARPKTLAPLPLEKVKRRQNIAAPTVLPPSLIGFLRKNVGKDLSTISMPVSANEPLSLLQRAAEILEYSTLLDQAAQTSDPVERLMYVTAFAISSLSSNRVRERSIRKPFNPMLGETYELVREDQGFRFIAEKVSHRPVQLAYQADSREWSLAQSPMPSQKFWGKSAEITTEGRVRITLHSTGDRFSWVPATSFLRNIIAGEKYVEPVGELAVTNESTGHRSISTFKSGGMFSGRSEEVTTRAVDSYNSPVSLGLVGTWPASLSLTRDGSPSGKPIWTAGPLVPNAPKHYGLTAFAAALNEITPIEEGRLPATDSRLRPDQRALEEGDLDRAEEVKVQLEEAQRARRREMEADGQAWTPRWFTRVSEDSDGGEIVWRLKGGKEGYWDERAKGSWTGVVPVFEA